Proteins encoded together in one Triticum dicoccoides isolate Atlit2015 ecotype Zavitan unplaced genomic scaffold, WEW_v2.0 scaffold190978, whole genome shotgun sequence window:
- the LOC119344887 gene encoding putative defensin-like protein 27: protein MTRATALVALVVLGSLVASATSSEELHCCTDHHSWGNGLKNIGCKLPEQNGECNAWCQSGCRGGECKMRDGLHFCHCYC from the exons ATGACTCGTGCCACTGCACTAGTGGCCCTTGTTGTCCTAGGTTCGCTGGTCGCCTCGGCGA CGTCGTCGGAGGAACTGCATTGCTGCACGGACCACCACAGCTGGGGCAACGGGTTGAAGAACATCGGCTGCAAGCTGCCGGAGCAGAACGGCGAGTGCAACGCGTGGTGCCAGTCGGGCTGCCGCGGTGGCGAGTGCAAGATGCGTGACGGACTGCACTTCTGCCATTGTTACTGTTGA